The proteins below are encoded in one region of Aequorivita iocasae:
- a CDS encoding oligosaccharide flippase family protein, with translation MSVFKKLFKQTFIYGLATVLPRVLSVILVPLYVKVLLPEEYGIYSTVMAFLILGNVLLSYGMETAFFRFVTKDASQQKIVQSTTLTSLTVSTLIFLGITLLFRNFIAEVSDFKPEYVTYGLLILALDALVVLPFVWFRANEKPMKYATVKIFNVVINLAFNLFFLLMLPKLAKSSGYWNSLWFPENKVAYVFIANLIASAVTLLVLLPLYAKIGFGFSKTIWQQMMKYAIPVLIAGIAFSINEAFDRILLKYLLPENIAEVQVGLYSACYKLGMFMTLFVMAFRLGIEPFFFNHSGHENAKNTYATITKYFTLFGCLILLVVVVYIDIFKRILIPNSQYWEALKIVPLILLANLFLGIYHNLSVWYKVTDRTKFGAYISIFAAIVTLVLNYVLIPIIGYMGSAIATLAAYGSMMVLSYLYGRKYYDVPYEAKKISGYLLLAIGFSAISFYAFNGNILIGTALLIVFAVIMFYSEKKEFLKIIRK, from the coding sequence TTGAGCGTTTTCAAAAAACTTTTTAAACAGACATTTATTTACGGCCTCGCCACGGTTTTGCCGCGCGTGCTCTCGGTAATTTTAGTGCCGCTTTATGTGAAAGTTTTGTTGCCCGAGGAATACGGAATCTATTCCACCGTGATGGCGTTCCTTATTTTGGGAAATGTTTTGTTGAGCTACGGAATGGAAACCGCTTTTTTCAGATTTGTTACCAAAGACGCTTCACAACAAAAAATCGTTCAGTCCACAACGCTTACCTCGCTTACGGTTTCCACATTAATATTTTTGGGAATAACGTTGCTTTTCAGAAATTTCATCGCTGAGGTTTCAGATTTTAAACCTGAATACGTAACCTACGGACTTTTAATTTTAGCTTTGGACGCTTTGGTGGTATTACCATTCGTATGGTTCCGCGCCAACGAAAAACCCATGAAATATGCTACGGTCAAAATTTTCAACGTAGTTATAAATCTCGCATTCAATTTATTTTTCCTTTTAATGCTTCCGAAACTTGCTAAAAGCAGCGGTTATTGGAATTCCCTTTGGTTTCCCGAAAATAAAGTAGCGTATGTTTTCATCGCGAACTTAATTGCGAGTGCAGTAACGCTTTTGGTACTGCTTCCGCTTTATGCGAAAATTGGTTTCGGTTTCAGCAAAACCATTTGGCAACAGATGATGAAATACGCCATTCCCGTATTGATTGCAGGAATTGCTTTCAGTATAAACGAAGCTTTTGACAGAATTCTTCTGAAATATCTTTTACCCGAAAATATTGCGGAGGTTCAGGTTGGTCTTTATTCTGCCTGCTATAAATTGGGAATGTTTATGACGCTTTTCGTTATGGCTTTCCGATTGGGCATCGAACCATTTTTCTTCAACCATTCCGGTCACGAAAATGCAAAAAATACGTATGCCACCATTACCAAATATTTCACGCTTTTCGGCTGCCTCATTCTTTTGGTCGTAGTTGTGTATATAGACATTTTCAAACGAATTTTAATCCCAAACAGTCAATATTGGGAGGCGTTAAAAATAGTTCCACTCATACTTTTGGCGAATCTTTTTTTGGGAATTTACCACAACCTTTCGGTATGGTACAAAGTTACGGACCGCACAAAATTCGGGGCCTATATTTCAATTTTTGCGGCAATTGTAACTTTAGTTTTGAACTATGTTTTGATTCCTATTATAGGTTATATGGGTTCCGCAATCGCAACGCTTGCCGCCTATGGCAGTATGATGGTGCTTTCGTATCTTTACGGCCGCAAGTATTATGACGTGCCTTACGAAGCGAAAAAAATAAGCGGTTATTTGCTTTTGGCCATTGGTTTTTCGGCAATTTCCTTTTACGCTTTCAACGGAAATATATTGATAGGAACTGCGTTGTTAATTGTATTTGCCGTAATTATGTTCTATTCTGAAAAGAAGGAATTTTTAAAAATCATCCGAAAATAA
- a CDS encoding acyl-CoA thioesterase, protein MKSEIFKQRFTVPASAIDGLNHVNNVTYLQWCLDAAKAHWISKTTEAQREQYVWVVLNHFISYKNPSFLGEELETQTWIDNYEGVKSERHYKIIRPSDGKIIVEATTLWCFLDAKTFRPTKITEEISNLFI, encoded by the coding sequence TTGAAATCTGAAATTTTCAAACAGCGCTTCACCGTTCCCGCTTCAGCTATTGATGGTTTGAATCACGTAAATAATGTTACTTATTTGCAATGGTGCCTTGATGCTGCGAAAGCGCATTGGATTTCAAAAACTACCGAAGCACAGCGTGAGCAATATGTTTGGGTAGTTTTGAATCATTTCATTTCCTATAAAAATCCTTCCTTTTTAGGCGAAGAACTTGAAACCCAGACCTGGATTGATAATTACGAAGGCGTAAAAAGTGAACGACATTACAAAATAATCCGTCCTTCTGATGGAAAAATTATCGTTGAAGCTACCACGCTTTGGTGCTTTTTGGATGCGAAAACATTTCGGCCCACAAAAATTACGGAGGAAATTTCAAACCTTTTCATTTAA